The genomic DNA aataactgtattgATTTCAcaggttgtttttatttattgttcttgTTTTCATAGATATCCTTTACTTTCAAAGATATCCTTTGCCTGGTAGCATAATTTCCtttatcatgaatgaataagTTTTATAAAACACTATTCTGTATCAATTTAGATatgatttttctctcatttaatctgtCCACAAGGTATGCCAGCTGTGGATTTATTCTCCCTCAGATCGATTCCTCACtcttctgctctgctctttagtATAAAATCTCTGACTCTCATTTCTCATGCTCTGTGCTCTCCCAACACCTGGATGCCAGCTCAGTTAAACCAAGGAGTGACAGCTGCAGAGTAGAGCCCAGGAGGATCCAAGTGCCCAGAATCCTTCACCTTCTTCCCCTCTGAAGCAGGTGGTTTCCCTTCGATGGCCACATTATCTCCATGGCTCCAACTTACCTCAGTAACaatactttttctctttgttccccTAGCCTAGAGGCGGGAATGCCTTTTTAAGTTGCGAAGTATTGTTTTGCTCAATTCTCCCCAGTTGGCTTCTCAAGTAACCAATCTCCTACACTAAATTCTCCAAATTGTATAGAGTGATTTCTGTTTCCTGGATAACAGTTGACCAATTACAGAtaaccaattttattgatttattttttcatgtgaaaGCCTCCTTTCAGTCCTAAGAAAAACTTAACTCTGTcacgtatgtgtgtatacacaaacacacacatatatattcaaaaaCTCTAACAGTATAATGGAGAGatttattcaacttttaaaaatttcaagcaCTACACATAAAGCTCTACAGTATAACCTGTGAGAAATAGTCCAAGTGGTACTCGAATATTATAGCCTTAAATAcatttaccagaaaaaaaatttaaaacattcaaatGATTCAAGAGCTATAGAAACAATAGCACATTACATTCAAATAATTAGAAGGtaggaaataatgaagataaaTGCAGAAATGATGAATTAGAAGGTAGTAGAGCCAACTAATGAAAGCCagctctttgaaaatatttctataatactTTCTGTAGGTATTATCAATTACAAAAGAAAGAAGCATAAATAAGTGATATTAGTTCAATAAAATTCTGTAAGATATACCTACAGAAGAGATTTAAAGGCTGTAATAGAACACTATAAATACTTTTACCCTTACAACAGGATAACAAATGGTGGATAAGGAAAAAATTCTACCTAGAGAATTTTTTAGCTAGTAATCACAAAGGAATGCTAGAGTTACCATTCTGCAGCCCCTAATGGATTAATGGCTGAGGGTGATGAACCTCAATGACTGGCAACATCACCACAAAGGAGATAACAGACATCATGTATCTCCTAATGGAAATGCACAGTGTCATCTTCGGAGTAATGTTACCAATAAATAAACCTTCATCTTCAAGGGTCTTTCTATTATTATTGAGGACTGTTGATGTTGAGTATCAGGTATATTGGGTTCATTATTCTATTCTCTGTGCCACTGTATGTTTGAGAATTTCAATAAcatgattttattataaatagtatgcctctaaatttaaaaatccaactgaCATGGAAGATTTTTTAGCAAAATATAAATGACTAAATAGGcccataaagaaacaaaaaacttaatctaacaataaaaactaaaactgtaGTTAAAACCCATGGAACCCTCAAAATGTTCCTGGAAGCTTCTTATACCAAATGAAGGAGGACTCaatcaaaattttatataaactcTTCCAAACCATACAAAAGATAGGAAATGACTCATCCACTCTAATGGGGTAGTGCTCCTTGATACAAAGACGAGGTAAGGATACCCTGAAAAAAGAACATGAGTCAAGCTCACTCATATAGAGACAAGTCTTAAATAACTTCATAGCACATGCAATGTAGTGgtgaattaataagaaaaaataggcTGTGTCAGAGGaatgcaaagaagaaatcacattagaaaacATGAATCAGAATTCACTATACTAACAGATAAGGGAGAAAAAGCACTTGATCATGTGCAGGGGTAAAGAAAAAGCTTTGATAAAAATTCAACATAAATTAATGGTAATAACTTTTAGCAAACTTATAAGAATGGAATTCCCATATCATAGTCGTCAGCAAATATACATAAATGTGAAATATTAGAAGCATTCCCAATAAAGTCTGGAAAAACACACAGATGTATGATACCACAAACCTGTATGTGAATGTATAGCAGGACACAGCCAAgaacaagaataataaaataaatatatgaacaatgaaaaaaacaataatagtaccaatatgattttataattaaaatacctAAAGTAATAGGCAAACACAATATTCAAATGTATAAGGAACATCAAAAACCTAGTATATTGAAAATCACTACAGCAAAATCAGAAACCTGGTCACACAAAATCGATAACTAATTAGAACACGTAAAGGACAATCCCATTCACAACAGCAACAATATCTAAAATGTACCTAAAATGAAACCTTACAAAACTGTACAAGACCTTTATGAAGACAACTATAAAAATTTACTGatagagttagaaaaaaaatgtccCAAATAGAGCAGTATAATATGTTTATTCAGGGGAACAGAATATTGTAAAGAAGTCAATTCTCCTTAACTTATTTACAGTTTTAGTGCTGTACCTGTAACTTCCAAGATGACAACCAAACTCCAGGTGCTGTCTCCTGTGCCCCAAATCAACCCTGGAAAAACTAAagaaggaataaacaaaatgatatCAACATTAACAGTATAGCAATAATAAGAAAACCCTGAGGGTACTAAGTCTGTACTGAACAAGTGCTTGTGTGAGGGCAGTTGAGATAGGTCTAGGGAAGACAGGATCTTTTGAAGCAAAGGTTTTAAAGTTTAGCCCTTATTTCTCCCAGTGTGCCCTGGGTGGATGAATTTCCACTGCCTCACTGAACTTGAGGGAACTTGAGGCAGCTCCTCAGAGCCCACACGCCAGGACTATTGGGTTATGCCAGGACTATGGGATAATATCAGAACAGCACCAAAATTTGGTTGGTTGAGGTAATATGAGTCCAGAGATTGTCCTAATAACCACCTGAAACTTCTTCTGCTGGTGAAGACAGGGCTTTTTTTAATGGTCATCTTAATAGACTATAAGGCatgaatggaaataaaatagtgagaacacttgagatctcttctttcagcaaatttcaagtatataatacattataattaacaggagtcaccatgctgtacagtaagtttccagaacttattcatcttataactgaaagttgtACCCTTTGATCAGTATCTCTGCTTCTCTCTAACCCCCCAGGCTCTGGTAATCACGATTCTGCTCTCTGTTACTAGGAGttcaacttttgtttttttagataccacatataagttaGATCACGTGATAGTTGTCttcctgtgtctggcttatttcacttagcataatgtcctcctaggttcatccatgttgttcaaaATGATGGGatttctcaccacacacacaaaaatggtaactatggGAGGAGATACGATAAATAGTTTCGCTctggcaatcatttcacaatgtaccCATATATCCAAACATCAcatttgataaaatatacataaaaagcaacttttatttgtcaaaatataaagaaaatattgaaatagaAATAGCAAGTATCACAGTAAtttcacataagaaaaaaattcattccaGAAAATTTGATTAATGACACTGATATCACGCAAGAGAGGTCCCACGGCTAAAGTTAGGAAAGGGAAgaaaccagttagaatgggcatcatcagaaaatctacaaacaacaaaagctagagagggtgtggagaaaagggaaccctcttgcacttgttggtgggaaggtaaactgatacagccactatggagaacagtatggaggttccttaaaaaactaaagatagaattaccataggacccaggaatcccactactgggcatatacccacagaaaaccataattcaaaaagacacatgcaccccaatgttcactgcaacactatttacaatagccaggtaatggaagcaacctaaatgcccattgacagacgattggataaagaagatgtggtacatacatacaatggaatattactcagccataaagaggaacgaaattggatcatttgtaaagacatggatggatctagacactgtcatacagagtgaaataagtcagaaaaagaaaaacaaatactgtataataacacatatatatggaacctagaaaaatggtacagatgaaccagtttgcagggcacaaataaagacacagatgtagagaacaaacgtatggacaccaaggggggaaatggTGAGGGGTGGTGTGGTGGtcgtatgaattgggagattttgattgacatatatacaccaatatgtataaaatggataactaataagaacctgctgtaaaaaaaataaattaaataaaattcccCCCAAAAAGAGGAATTCCAAGACTCATAGAActcaatgcaacttccctaacccAAGACATTGAAACCCACAGGATTCTCACCTCCTACAGCCATTTCCAGGAAGCCTGAGGCAGAACTGTCCATATGAGACGAGCCTGCACTTCACACCAGCAGTCTCAGGGAGCTGATGTCTTTGATGCGAGGCCTTGGCCTCAGGTCAGCAGACGGGAGGTAGCCCAGCACCTACAGGGATTCAAGAGAAGACACTGAGAGGGGATTGAGAGCAGCATCCACCATAGAACAGGGGGCCCCAAAGAGGCCTCACTGTCAGTCTCGGGGGACCCAGGCATGGCTGTGAGGCTCAGGCCCCCAGATACTTCCGGCTGGGGGTGCCGACAGAAATGAGAGCCAAGGTGTGACGCCTGCTGACTCAGCTCAGCAGAGGGAAAAGTCCCAGGACCTGCCAAGAGTCAATGAAAGGCCCACGTGCCAGTCCTGCGGGAAGCTCCGCCTGCACCACCCCACACCTCCCGTCCCGCTCCAgcccggccccggcccggccccgcccctgctGTCCTCCTGGAGCCCAGATACGCATGACCGGAAGTGACGTCCTCCTAACCACGCTGTGGGGGCGAGGCCATTTTTGAGAGCTGCCGTCCTGCGAGGGTGAGTCGCGGGAGGAGTCCCACGTCTCGTCAGGTGTCAAGGTGTGAGGGGACCCCACTTAGAAGTGCGGGGACACGCCCCCAACACCCCCAATCCCCTTTCCCTCCCCGAAGAGGCGGCCACacaggccccgcccaccccgccccTGCTCTCGGCCCGAGAGGCTCGGGCCTGGCTGTTAGGCCCCAAGTCCATCCGCTTCCCCCGCGGGGTCTCGGGCAAGGAAGGCCTCGCTCTGAGGCTGGTGGACCCTGGCTCAGCTCAGTAGAGGGAGCGCGCCCCAGGCCCTGTGGAGTGAAGGACGGGACCCTCGTGGGGTCCGAGGGGCTCCACACCCCAGAATGGCGGCCACGCAGACCCCGCCCCTGACGTCGGCCTGGGAGCCTCCGGGCAGGTCTAAAGACGGAGGGGCTCCCTCAGTGCGAACGCGGGCGGGCGGACGGACGGATGGACGGACGGAGGCGGGAGActcagggaggagggggcctTGTTCTGAGGGGCTGGCCGCAGGTCAGCAGAGGGAGGATTTCCAGGGCACGGGAGGAGTCAGGGTGAGGACCGTCCTCCCCGTCGCAAGGGCACCTCAGAACCCCTCCCCTGTTGTCAGCCGCTTCCTTCCGGCCACACACGGAGAAGGGAGGGCTGCTGTCTGAGAGGGGAGGTGCAGGCCAGCAGAAGGCGCGTCCCTGAGCACTCCCAAGAGTCAGCCCAAGCCCTTGAGTGAGGACCAGTGGGGCCGCCAACCACAGGGCCTCGACCTGTCTGCCGCGCGCTGCAGGCTTGGTAGAACTCTGCCACATGCGGCCGCGTGGTCACCCTCACTGCCTCCTAATGAGACTCCAGGAGGTGCCGGCACGGGTGCGAGCAGATGGCCCTCGGGGCAAGAGGGGAGCTCCAGGCTGCACCGGCCGTCCAGGGAGGAACCCGAGTGAGGACTAAGGGAGCCACCCACCCCGAAGAGAAGGGACGAGAGAGAATAGGGCCTGTCTCCTCCTGCCAACCCGTAAACTCCCAAGGAAGGACTGTCAGGCTGAGACTGCCCGTAATTTCCTCTGCCAGGTCCAAGGGAGGTTAGAGCTTTGTTCTGAAGGGGCCATCACCAGGCAGCAGAAGGGAGGGTCCCAGGACCCTTCGGTGGTGGGCTGAAcgctccctcctttcctcctcctgggTGTCATGGAAGATGGTGGTGTCAACTTCAGAGCAGCAgacgggatggggtggggggggggtgggggagtcttGCCAGCAACTGTCATCCTGACTCGAATGGGAACCGCGAGGACCTACCTCCCCTGCCAGCCCCCACTGTCACCCCCGTACCACCCAGGCAGGGCTGGCTGGCTGTGCCCCAAGGCTCACTCTACCGTCCTCCACAGGGGTCTCAGGGGACAGGCGGAGCAGGAGAACGGGAGCCCTGTGGGTCCTCGAGCAGTGCCCTCAAGGACCCTGCAGAGGCGGCCTTGGTTAAAGCCAGGGAGGAATCTCCCCGCTGAAGGTGCTCACAGCATCTCCTTGTCCCTCCCCCAGGTGCCCTCATTGCCTGCCTTCCTGCCCACACTCCCGCCTGCTGGCCCTGACCTGTGTCATCATGCCTCGTGGCCGGAAGAGCAAGCGCCGTGCCCGCGAGAGACGCCACCAGGCCCGGGCGGAGACTCAGAGTCTCAAGGGTGCCCAGGCCACtgaggcggcggcagcggcggcggcagcagagATAGAAGAGTCGCCCTCCTCCCCCGCTTCTGTTTCTCGGGGTACTCCCCCGAGCTCCCGTGCTGCTGGCGCTCGCCGGGAGCCTCGGGGAGCCCCAGCCACTAGCTCTCGTGATGCAGGGGTTTCCTGCCCAGGATATGAAGAGGGTGCCCGGGCGAGCCAAGATGAGGAAAGTGCAAGTACCTCCCAGGAAGCACCTTCCACTCACAGCACTTGGAGAGATCCTGTGACCAGGAATTCCGGCATGTTGGTGCAGTTCCTGCTGGAGAAGTACAAGTTGAAGGAGCCCATCCGGCAGGCAGAAATGCTGAAGAGTGTCGACAGGCAGTACAAGAAGCACTTCCCTGAGATCCTCAGGAGAGCCTCTGAGAGCATGGAGCTGGTCTTTGGCCTCGAGCTGAAGGAAGTCGACCCCACCCGTCGCTACTATGCCCTCATCAGCAAGCTGGCCCTCCCCAGCGAGGAAAGTCCGAGTGATGAGTCGGGGCTGCCCAAGTCCGGTCTCCTGATGATTCTCCTGGGCATGATCTTAATGAAGGGCAACCGTGCCACCGAGGAGGAGATCTGGGAATTCCTCAGTGTGGTGGGTTTGTATGCTGGGAGGAGGCACTCGATCTTTGGGGAGCCCAGGAGGCTCATCAGTGAAGATTTCGTGCAGCAGAAGTACCTGACGTACTGCCAGGTGCCCAACAGCGATCCTCCGCGCTATGAGTTCCTGTGGGGCCCGAGAGCCCTGGCTGAAACCAGCAAGATGAAAGTGCTGGAGTTTGTGGCGAAGGTCAATGCTGACGTCCCCAGTGCCTTCCCAGATCTCTATGAGGAGGCTCTGCAAGATGAGGAAGAGAGAGCAGGAGTGAGAGCCGCGGCCAGGGCCGCAGCTCTCGCTCAGCGCAGTGCACGTTCCAGGGCCAAGGCCCGCAGCTCCTCCCACATCTAGGGAGGGAGGCCACGGGCAGTTTGTTCACTTTGTTTTAGAAGAGAGCAGTCAAGCTCCTAAATAGTGCAGAATAGTATTGGTAGAGTGAACAAAACATATATGTTCTTAAAGTTTTAAGTAGTATGGTAGTTTAGGTGCAGttagttttaataaaatatgtatctttttttcttttttccatatgaaGAATACCTAGTTaaagatagacagatgataggtAGGTAAGTAGGTAGAGAGatgctagatagatagatagatagatagatttatgATAGAGATGTTTAGTATATTTTCAAGTGTTATTACTTCATTGAAGGTTTATTTTGCTTCAGAATCTAAGTGTATTAATGTCATGGATGTCATGTTTATTGCTGTTCAGTTTTAAGATTAAGAGTTTGCTATTtgtaaaaaaaactgaaaagccttcaatattttccttttgctACAGAACAGGGTAACATGGCATTGGAATAGGATTTTTCGTGGAAGTGAGAAAGAATCCCACAGGAAAATATTTGGGATCTCAAAATGGTGATACAAAAGTAAAGGCTGGTTAATTCTTAGTTTGccttcttctctgtctctttgcttgtaaaattaaataatatatacctAGATTTGCTTAGGTTATTCAAActgtttgaaaattaaatgataaataagACTTCTTGgtcattccttcttttttctctccaattAATTGACCATCTTCTCTTTGGAAGCCTCTCCAATACTACTATGGTTGGTAAGAAAATGAAGACCAAGCCACTGCCCATAGAATTTTTAGAGTCTAGCATCAGCTATCATGTAAGGAAGATGGTGAGATACACtctaagaaataaacaaatgaaaaattttttaaaaagggtgtgGAAGAGGAGGTTCCAAATGAGAGCAAGGAAGTGTAAGTTACCTGATGAAGGCAGCGTTGGGTCTTGGGCAACTTCTAGTCCCTCGGCAGGAAGTAATT from Balaenoptera acutorostrata chromosome X, mBalAcu1.1, whole genome shotgun sequence includes the following:
- the LOC103009152 gene encoding melanoma-associated antigen B4-like; this encodes MPRGRKSKRRARERRHQARAETQSLKGAQATEAAAAAAAAEIEESPSSPASVSRGTPPSSRAAGARREPRGAPATSSRDAGVSCPGYEEGARASQDEESASTSQEAPSTHSTWRDPVTRNSGMLVQFLLEKYKLKEPIRQAEMLKSVDRQYKKHFPEILRRASESMELVFGLELKEVDPTRRYYALISKLALPSEESPSDESGLPKSGLLMILLGMILMKGNRATEEEIWEFLSVVGLYAGRRHSIFGEPRRLISEDFVQQKYLTYCQVPNSDPPRYEFLWGPRALAETSKMKVLEFVAKVNADVPSAFPDLYEEALQDEEERAGVRAAARAAALAQRSARSRAKARSSSHI